A region of Solibacillus isronensis DNA encodes the following proteins:
- a CDS encoding Asp23/Gls24 family envelope stress response protein — translation MSVELNNEFGHIDISNDVIAQIAGGAAIECYGIVGMASKHQIRDGLTDILRKENFAKGVLIRQEGDDLHIDMYIIVSYGTKISEIAYQVQSKVKYTVNKTLGMSVKSVNIFVQGVRVANV, via the coding sequence ATGTCAGTAGAATTAAATAACGAATTCGGTCATATTGATATATCCAATGATGTTATTGCTCAGATTGCTGGTGGAGCAGCGATTGAATGCTATGGCATTGTAGGCATGGCATCAAAACATCAAATTCGTGATGGTTTAACAGATATTTTACGAAAAGAGAATTTTGCAAAAGGTGTGCTCATTCGCCAAGAAGGTGATGACTTACATATTGATATGTACATTATTGTAAGCTATGGTACGAAAATTTCTGAAATCGCTTATCAAGTACAATCCAAAGTAAAATATACAGTAAATAAAACATTAGGTATGAGCGTTAAATCAGTTAATATTTTTGTTCAAGGCGTTCGTGTTGCGAATGTGTAA